The following proteins are encoded in a genomic region of Tenacibaculum sp. 190524A05c:
- a CDS encoding M60 family peptidase N-terminal accessory domain-containing protein codes for MKQNYFKISTRLKSVYFLFLSIFFIAVSNAQISQFTFEDDINDQVGSFDGSYLLDGVETTINSTLFTSGLNGKALSLKPNEGLSLPNTLGQSILNENSFQVELDFNVTEAGTGDARKPIFNYKVSDSETSAGFNLYTEFDGTNIKLIFLYADGRQGTQGADFAYSSPVGQLTEGEWVKVNLIIDFVSRTWTIRVNDSFTVQNFDPKFDLDYVKSELSTLHPYVGWRFELETAVAAFPSTFSSTVKFDNLNIYAPKKASSVSTLTNAIDEMTKSILGTVTLTQSQKDLYTIDILLNYSNNYASAKTSIDAYLKAYEDNYAPLFQSGSLVNISDLSNESRITFYLQQDIHDNEFVLGNIDNVSGIKFEAADVFPGSIDNSAPRLVSQVVEINGTYITDRGYQRGGDTAIRPTGYYAAPGEIIEINVPSQAINSGLSIQVGSHAFDLTAKLGETNRFPRISKEFDVTQSQVKVANPFGGAIYILVPDGTNLGWLDITISNAIKSPFYRSISGHELSISSFQTDLANNYTSWIDIESEMMLFTLPKGMIGSHDISGAMNKWDEMWEAVQIAGGRPLKKTRSEYLLIDRRLPFGAIGAGYPMILSFSDAPFGNYSDSGENPLRVLETNYIQTASNGVLVHEFGHNMNFPTPPGEIETTVQLVGLPAYNVGLGLPIDTVTQYLENEMHTRDMAAINWMISQNFRTNNPMGCDPTMPNDVCDEKRYQIRGGMKFVDIAMLFGWDKLGKINEVYYNRFKSANWLAEDIPNISSEDYIKTCTEALDINITPLLHFWGYIPSQSLKDNLDSYTESTEILDRLNYYKSIIPADKNAFQTWYDLIKPTVDPVHHDRFDWTLANYDTENIAKQISDQIDFIIGYYFNNLSTDDENEKDLKIYPNPANQIIKVIAKNQSELELTLYDIHGRVVAYNDKSAELDVKQISNGTYFLRITNLEGNSIIKKVLIK; via the coding sequence ATGAAGCAAAATTATTTTAAAATTTCTACACGACTCAAAAGTGTATACTTCTTATTTCTTTCTATATTTTTTATTGCAGTTTCTAATGCTCAAATTTCTCAATTTACCTTTGAAGATGATATAAATGATCAAGTTGGTAGTTTTGATGGAAGCTATCTATTAGATGGAGTTGAAACCACAATAAATTCTACGTTATTCACTTCTGGATTAAATGGAAAAGCATTAAGTCTAAAGCCAAATGAAGGATTAAGTCTTCCTAATACTTTAGGACAATCAATACTTAATGAGAATTCTTTTCAAGTTGAATTAGATTTTAACGTCACTGAAGCGGGTACAGGAGATGCAAGAAAACCTATTTTTAATTATAAGGTTAGTGATTCTGAAACAAGCGCAGGATTTAATTTATACACAGAGTTTGATGGAACAAATATCAAGCTCATATTTTTATATGCTGATGGAAGACAAGGTACACAAGGTGCAGATTTTGCATACTCTTCTCCAGTTGGTCAACTTACAGAGGGTGAGTGGGTAAAAGTTAATCTTATTATTGATTTTGTAAGTAGAACTTGGACAATCAGAGTCAATGATAGTTTTACTGTCCAAAACTTTGATCCAAAATTTGACTTAGATTATGTAAAAAGTGAATTAAGTACACTTCATCCTTATGTTGGATGGAGGTTTGAATTAGAAACTGCAGTTGCGGCATTTCCGAGTACATTTTCGAGTACAGTTAAATTTGATAACTTAAATATATATGCTCCTAAAAAAGCGAGTTCTGTGAGTACACTTACAAATGCTATTGATGAAATGACCAAGAGTATTTTAGGTACCGTTACTCTAACACAATCTCAAAAAGATTTATACACCATAGATATTTTATTAAACTATTCAAATAATTACGCTTCTGCTAAAACTTCTATTGATGCTTATTTAAAAGCTTATGAAGATAATTATGCACCACTTTTCCAAAGTGGAAGTTTAGTGAACATTTCAGATTTATCAAATGAATCAAGAATTACTTTTTATCTTCAACAAGATATTCATGACAATGAATTTGTTTTAGGAAACATAGATAATGTTTCAGGAATTAAATTTGAGGCCGCAGATGTTTTTCCAGGATCTATTGATAATAGTGCTCCTAGGCTCGTAAGTCAAGTTGTAGAAATAAATGGAACATACATTACCGATAGAGGTTACCAAAGAGGAGGAGATACTGCAATTAGACCAACGGGTTACTATGCAGCTCCTGGAGAAATAATCGAGATAAATGTACCAAGTCAGGCTATAAATAGTGGTTTAAGTATTCAAGTTGGATCACACGCTTTTGATCTAACAGCTAAACTAGGTGAAACTAATCGTTTTCCTAGAATATCAAAAGAGTTTGATGTAACTCAAAGTCAGGTTAAAGTTGCAAATCCTTTTGGAGGTGCTATATACATTTTAGTCCCAGATGGAACTAACTTGGGATGGTTAGATATTACAATAAGTAACGCCATAAAATCTCCATTTTATAGAAGTATAAGCGGGCATGAATTATCTATTTCTTCTTTTCAAACAGATTTAGCAAACAACTATACTTCTTGGATAGATATTGAATCAGAAATGATGCTATTTACTTTACCTAAAGGAATGATAGGATCTCATGATATTTCTGGAGCTATGAATAAATGGGATGAAATGTGGGAAGCAGTTCAAATTGCTGGAGGTAGACCTTTGAAGAAAACAAGATCTGAATATTTATTAATTGATAGGAGATTACCTTTTGGTGCGATAGGAGCGGGTTATCCAATGATTTTAAGTTTTTCAGATGCTCCTTTTGGTAATTATAGCGATTCAGGTGAAAATCCATTACGAGTGCTTGAAACAAACTATATTCAAACTGCTTCTAACGGTGTTCTTGTTCACGAATTTGGACATAATATGAATTTTCCAACTCCTCCAGGGGAAATTGAAACTACAGTACAATTAGTTGGATTACCCGCATATAATGTTGGTTTAGGACTTCCTATTGATACTGTTACACAGTATTTAGAGAATGAAATGCATACTAGAGATATGGCGGCAATAAATTGGATGATTAGTCAAAATTTTAGAACTAATAATCCGATGGGATGTGATCCTACAATGCCTAATGATGTTTGTGATGAAAAACGATATCAAATTAGAGGAGGAATGAAGTTTGTTGATATAGCTATGCTTTTTGGTTGGGATAAATTAGGAAAGATAAATGAAGTGTATTACAACAGATTTAAAAGTGCAAATTGGTTGGCAGAAGATATTCCTAATATTAGTAGTGAAGATTATATCAAAACTTGTACAGAAGCTTTAGATATAAACATAACACCTTTATTGCATTTTTGGGGATATATACCTTCACAATCACTAAAGGATAATTTGGATTCTTATACTGAAAGTACTGAGATTCTTGATAGACTAAATTATTATAAATCTATAATACCTGCGGATAAAAACGCTTTTCAAACATGGTATGATTTAATTAAACCAACAGTAGATCCTGTTCATCATGATCGTTTTGATTGGACATTAGCAAATTATGATACAGAGAACATTGCGAAACAAATCTCTGATCAAATTGACTTTATAATAGGATATTATTTCAATAATTTATCTACTGATGATGAGAATGAAAAAGATTTAAAAATATATCCAAACCCAGCTAATCAAATCATAAAGGTAATAGCAAAAAACCAATCAGAGCTTGAGCTAACTTTATATGATATCCATGGTAGGGTAGTAGCTTATAATGATAAATCAGCAGAGCTTGATGTTAAGCAAATTTCGAATGGTACATATTTTTTAAGGATAACTAACTTAGAAGGAAATTCTATTATAAAAAAGGTGTTAATTAAGTAA
- a CDS encoding alpha/beta hydrolase has translation MNFKFVIGLFLLMGLSGCDKTEQSKYLFFLHNRFLETHELNDIHPEYGRTQYKEILSKFQNAGFNVISEKRKGNVNARAYARLIVNKIDILMQSGIQAQNITVVGTSKGGYIAQYVSTLANNPNLNFVFVASFQESDIENIPEINYCGNILTIYEKSDPFGVSAIKRKNSSTCNIQNFKEIRLNTGLRHGFLFQPLQEWIQPTIEWANGNYDMK, from the coding sequence ATGAACTTTAAATTTGTTATTGGACTTTTCTTATTAATGGGTTTATCAGGATGTGATAAAACTGAACAATCCAAATATCTATTCTTTCTTCATAACCGATTTTTAGAAACTCATGAATTGAATGATATTCATCCCGAATATGGTAGAACACAGTACAAAGAAATCTTATCTAAGTTTCAAAATGCAGGATTCAACGTTATCAGTGAAAAAAGAAAAGGTAATGTAAATGCTAGAGCCTACGCCCGTCTAATAGTTAATAAAATAGATATCTTGATGCAATCTGGAATCCAAGCTCAAAATATAACTGTAGTTGGAACATCTAAAGGTGGATATATTGCCCAATATGTATCTACGTTAGCTAATAATCCAAATCTTAATTTTGTTTTTGTCGCTAGTTTTCAAGAATCAGATATTGAAAATATTCCAGAAATAAATTATTGTGGAAATATTCTTACCATTTATGAGAAATCTGATCCATTTGGTGTTTCTGCCATCAAACGAAAAAATAGTTCAACTTGTAACATCCAAAATTTCAAAGAAATACGGTTAAATACAGGATTAAGACACGGTTTTTTATTTCAACCTTTACAAGAATGGATTCAACCAACCATTGAATGGGCAAATGGTAATTATGATATGAAATAA
- a CDS encoding alpha/beta hydrolase family protein, whose product MKKRINLLTTIIVIFLAQHLFAQKNQSLTFKDIRQWRTHSTTLSDNGKWYTTNYKLLDKSEFIKDSIIEKKVKLSYGEDNQTDILYVFNTETGLKYQIPYANNPVFSYSSEWIAYQIKPESKKKKNNKKVQTKNYIELKHLESGFSIKYESNASYQFLEHKNYFITSDKNSLLIYDLEKRIEHYVGNIGEYIIDEKSDYVAYTIASDDKRGNGVYVYSLEKKTTRALQTGNSLFSNLSWNKDKTSIAFYRYKNVDNEVDYSNINLVTVNQVNNSGSNIIEYCSKDIKGFKNNFSFAIKKGTNSNKITWSNDGERFFVKIKKYVKKKKQKKGKTKVEKKSTVQVWHSKDKKLLSERMMEYDKKADQTFDAIFFRKSNTITQLTDDNIQELNYSKGTDQWAVGLDNQKYISDWDVKKHDLYSINLKTGEKKLIHKKLSRSYTSPNYEISPDGKKLLLWDGSHFWVYDFNTNVKVNITKELNISFINKDYDQFGYVPSYGFVGWVKNKNTIVVNHKYDLWELPLDKLSTAKNLTGSVAKNTSIRYRLENYNFKEESNIEDRYIDLSSPIYLYAFNPQTKYSGYYNLNNNQLTKLIFEPSNFSQTWRRNDIIKSKSSNTIIYTKGDYQNYPESYLSSSDFKKSKKITNTNPQQKLFNWGKRILIDYTNEDGIPLQATLSIPENYKKGKKLPMIVWSYEKVSDRLYHYSTPYISGANTTEMLYVSNGYLYLKPDIHFNVGTPHSDMHECINAAIEKVIELGYVDDKRIGYEGFSFGGHCGMYISTQKNKFAAIAAGAGVSNLVQGFNIDIVWNGSNEQDYYMTGQGRLGTDPTSNTEMYLRESAVFQAQNMNTPLMLFHGTADNVVQWEHSFGFYSILRFLKKPVVFLSYKGEGHGLRKEENRLDIQRRLKEYFDHYLKGEKPKKWMIEELPYIPKKEVLKNKKDKKTLPKWK is encoded by the coding sequence ATGAAAAAAAGAATCAACTTATTAACCACTATTATTGTAATTTTTTTAGCTCAACATCTATTTGCTCAAAAAAATCAATCCCTTACTTTTAAGGACATCAGACAATGGAGAACACATTCAACTACTTTATCTGATAACGGAAAATGGTATACAACAAACTACAAATTATTAGACAAGTCCGAATTCATTAAAGACTCTATCATTGAAAAAAAAGTAAAATTGTCTTATGGAGAAGACAATCAAACAGATATTCTTTATGTTTTCAATACAGAAACTGGATTGAAATATCAAATTCCATATGCCAATAATCCTGTTTTTTCTTATTCTTCGGAATGGATTGCTTATCAGATTAAACCGGAGTCGAAAAAAAAGAAGAATAATAAAAAAGTCCAGACGAAAAATTATATCGAACTGAAACATCTAGAATCAGGTTTTTCTATCAAATATGAATCTAACGCTAGTTATCAATTTTTAGAACATAAAAATTACTTTATTACTTCTGACAAAAACAGTTTATTAATTTATGATTTGGAGAAACGAATAGAGCATTATGTAGGAAACATTGGAGAGTATATTATTGATGAAAAATCAGATTATGTTGCATATACAATTGCTTCTGATGATAAACGAGGTAATGGTGTATATGTATATTCTTTAGAAAAAAAGACAACACGGGCATTACAAACTGGTAATTCTTTATTCAGTAATCTTTCTTGGAATAAGGATAAAACTTCTATTGCATTTTACAGATATAAAAATGTGGATAATGAGGTCGATTATTCTAATATAAATCTCGTTACAGTTAATCAAGTAAATAATTCAGGGAGTAACATAATTGAGTATTGTTCAAAGGATATAAAAGGCTTTAAGAATAATTTTAGCTTTGCCATTAAAAAAGGGACAAACTCGAATAAAATAACATGGAGTAATGATGGGGAAAGATTCTTTGTGAAAATTAAGAAATACGTTAAAAAGAAAAAGCAAAAAAAAGGTAAAACCAAAGTAGAAAAAAAATCAACTGTTCAAGTTTGGCATAGTAAAGATAAAAAACTACTATCTGAACGAATGATGGAATATGATAAAAAGGCAGATCAAACATTTGACGCTATTTTTTTTCGAAAGTCTAATACAATTACTCAACTAACCGATGATAATATTCAGGAATTAAATTATAGTAAGGGAACTGACCAATGGGCAGTTGGTTTAGATAATCAAAAATACATTTCAGATTGGGATGTTAAAAAACATGATTTATATAGCATCAATCTTAAAACTGGAGAAAAAAAACTAATACATAAGAAGCTCAGTAGATCTTATACTAGTCCTAATTATGAAATATCACCTGATGGGAAAAAGCTGTTACTCTGGGACGGTAGTCACTTTTGGGTTTATGATTTTAATACTAACGTAAAGGTTAATATAACGAAAGAACTTAACATTTCTTTTATAAATAAAGATTATGATCAATTTGGTTATGTTCCTAGCTATGGATTTGTAGGTTGGGTTAAAAATAAGAATACAATAGTAGTAAATCATAAGTATGATTTATGGGAACTGCCTTTAGACAAATTATCAACAGCCAAGAATCTTACAGGATCGGTTGCTAAAAACACTTCAATTCGCTACAGACTTGAAAATTATAATTTCAAAGAGGAATCAAATATTGAAGATCGCTATATTGACCTTTCTTCGCCTATTTATCTATATGCATTTAACCCTCAAACAAAGTATTCGGGTTATTATAATTTGAATAATAATCAACTAACAAAACTAATTTTTGAGCCTTCAAATTTTTCTCAGACTTGGAGAAGGAATGATATTATCAAAAGTAAAAGTTCTAATACTATAATTTATACTAAAGGAGATTATCAAAATTATCCAGAATCATATTTAAGTTCATCTGATTTTAAAAAATCAAAGAAAATAACAAATACAAACCCTCAACAAAAACTTTTTAATTGGGGTAAACGAATATTAATTGATTATACGAATGAAGATGGCATTCCTCTACAAGCCACTCTAAGTATACCAGAAAATTATAAAAAAGGAAAGAAGCTCCCTATGATTGTTTGGTCATATGAAAAAGTTTCCGATAGATTATATCATTATTCAACACCCTATATAAGTGGTGCTAATACAACCGAAATGCTTTATGTATCTAATGGATATCTATATTTAAAACCTGATATTCATTTTAATGTTGGAACTCCACACTCTGATATGCATGAATGTATAAATGCTGCAATTGAAAAAGTTATAGAACTAGGATATGTAGATGATAAAAGAATTGGTTATGAAGGATTTAGTTTTGGTGGGCATTGTGGAATGTATATTTCTACACAAAAAAATAAATTTGCCGCTATTGCTGCTGGTGCTGGTGTTAGTAATCTCGTACAAGGATTCAATATAGATATTGTCTGGAATGGTAGTAACGAACAAGATTATTATATGACTGGTCAAGGTCGTTTAGGAACAGACCCTACATCTAATACAGAAATGTATCTTAGAGAATCTGCTGTTTTTCAAGCGCAGAACATGAATACACCTCTCATGTTATTTCATGGGACAGCGGATAATGTAGTGCAATGGGAGCATTCATTTGGGTTTTACAGTATATTGCGATTTTTGAAAAAGCCTGTGGTTTTTCTTTCATACAAAGGAGAAGGACATGGACTAAGGAAAGAAGAAAATAGATTGGATATTCAAAGAAGGTTAAAAGAGTATTTTGATCACTATTTAAAAGGAGAGAAACCGAAAAAATGGATGATTGAAGAGTTACCATATATACCCAAAAAAGAGGTTTTAAAAAATAAAAAGGATAAAAAAACTCTTCCAAAATGGAAATAA
- a CDS encoding mechanosensitive ion channel family protein: MKNKEELDKIISYQFDLNNPFGIIAYIALVLFVAWLLSRCIRYVIVLIINSKQTDRFGRTSIQFLRNSVKFFVGIFALVFIVMSIPSLRSKATLIFSGAGIIAAIIGFAAQAALSNLIAGAFIVIFKPFRVGDYIKLDDTRVGIVEDITLRHTVINNFENKRLIIPNSVISTDSVLNHTIQDSNVLSFNNFKIGLRADIDLARAIIQEEAIKLPMVMETDVSTIDVRVIDIHESYIHIRAYVWMNEPFQEFRGKCALKEAVHKRFIQEGVDLPIPINKVERIE, translated from the coding sequence TTGAAAAACAAGGAAGAATTGGATAAAATCATTTCATATCAGTTTGATTTAAATAATCCGTTTGGAATAATTGCATATATCGCTTTAGTTCTTTTCGTTGCGTGGCTATTATCAAGATGTATTCGGTATGTGATTGTATTAATTATCAATTCAAAGCAAACGGATCGTTTTGGTAGAACCAGTATTCAGTTCTTAAGGAATTCCGTAAAGTTTTTTGTTGGAATATTTGCATTAGTATTCATTGTAATGTCAATTCCTTCATTACGAAGTAAAGCTACTTTAATCTTCTCTGGAGCCGGTATTATTGCTGCTATTATCGGTTTCGCTGCTCAAGCGGCATTATCGAATTTAATTGCAGGAGCCTTCATCGTTATTTTTAAGCCATTTCGTGTTGGTGATTATATAAAATTAGATGATACAAGAGTTGGTATTGTAGAGGACATTACATTGCGTCATACGGTAATTAATAACTTCGAGAATAAACGACTAATTATACCGAATTCTGTCATTAGTACAGATTCTGTATTAAATCATACCATTCAAGACTCTAATGTATTAAGCTTTAACAATTTTAAAATTGGTTTACGGGCAGATATAGATTTGGCAAGAGCTATAATTCAAGAAGAAGCCATAAAACTACCAATGGTGATGGAAACGGATGTTTCTACGATTGATGTTAGAGTTATTGACATTCATGAAAGCTATATTCACATAAGAGCTTATGTTTGGATGAATGAACCCTTTCAAGAATTTAGAGGAAAATGTGCGCTAAAAGAAGCAGTTCATAAACGATTTATTCAAGAGGGAGTTGATTTACCAATTCCAATTAATAAAGTGGAAAGAATAGAGTAG
- a CDS encoding DUF6882 domain-containing protein, with product MNFSEFCIQEYDKFYDEQIEFYSQYNLDSYSHWFYDQESELLRIYNNDNDEIYFEYIPIGSYSLKSNTWLWSWANEHSIEKNKTKTLVIKELGEKNSYSQLNDGLFECDKEECWDFAAITKNYIQSLGVYCVNSNDLLSFKLVIKVHGNKNSKEVVKLKQRTVDCGIHGKRRPAFVCQHLNLTERKGFHESFDTFRGMDLDNDDDFGAWCNECELVRDKEEEWNDVSESYAEIQLVCEECYFELKEFNQ from the coding sequence ATGAATTTTAGTGAATTTTGCATTCAAGAATATGACAAATTTTATGATGAGCAAATCGAATTTTATTCTCAATATAACTTAGACTCGTACTCACATTGGTTCTATGATCAAGAGAGTGAACTATTGAGAATATATAATAATGATAACGATGAAATCTATTTCGAATATATACCAATTGGTTCGTATTCTTTAAAGTCGAATACTTGGTTATGGAGTTGGGCAAATGAACATTCAATTGAAAAAAATAAAACAAAAACATTAGTAATTAAGGAACTTGGAGAGAAAAATTCTTATTCACAATTAAACGATGGACTTTTTGAATGTGATAAAGAAGAATGTTGGGACTTCGCTGCTATTACTAAAAATTATATACAATCATTAGGTGTTTATTGTGTTAATTCTAATGATTTATTGAGCTTTAAATTAGTTATTAAAGTACATGGAAATAAAAACTCTAAGGAAGTTGTTAAATTAAAGCAAAGAACTGTTGATTGCGGTATTCATGGAAAACGAAGACCTGCTTTTGTTTGTCAACACTTAAATTTAACGGAACGAAAGGGATTCCATGAATCATTTGATACATTTAGAGGAATGGATTTAGACAATGATGATGACTTTGGCGCATGGTGTAATGAATGTGAACTAGTTAGAGACAAAGAAGAAGAATGGAATGATGTTTCAGAATCGTATGCAGAGATACAACTAGTATGTGAAGAATGTTATTTTGAGTTAAAAGAATTTAATCAATAA
- a CDS encoding DUF2834 domain-containing protein: protein MKLKHLYLALAVLGICYTWYYNIQYFQHAVDPSFANFFADAKVNFAGKSLSADLLVVVITFFAFYIPDAIKLKIKYWWVLIPLTFIIAVAFTFPLYLYLRANAIEKQGRIG, encoded by the coding sequence ATGAAATTAAAGCATCTATATTTGGCATTGGCCGTTTTAGGTATATGTTATACTTGGTATTATAATATCCAGTATTTTCAGCATGCAGTTGATCCATCTTTTGCTAATTTTTTCGCAGATGCTAAAGTGAATTTTGCTGGTAAATCACTCAGTGCTGATTTATTAGTTGTTGTAATTACCTTTTTTGCTTTTTATATTCCTGATGCAATTAAACTAAAAATCAAATATTGGTGGGTTTTAATACCATTAACTTTTATAATCGCAGTTGCTTTTACATTTCCGTTGTACTTATATTTAAGAGCTAATGCGATTGAAAAACAAGGAAGAATTGGATAA
- a CDS encoding cytochrome-c peroxidase — protein sequence MKNLIFGFSTILFLTSCCSEENSYEPVIPTDSFAELNLPDQPFNYENQSIPSYISKDNTLGSNPITNAGATLGRVLFYDTKLSVDNSISCASCHIQEHAFSDLENVSKGINDNLTPKHSMRLVNIRFSNDGRVRWDKSANTIEDQMTLPIKDEKEMGFSGENGMPSFDDLIIKMKATEYYSSLFISAFGDDTITEDRIQKALAQFVRSIQSFDSKYDIGRAQVNDDLTDFPNFTDDENAGKRLFIQDFEWVEDSHTVTDVPGDPGGTFNVAKRTVGGFNCATCHQPPEFNIDPNSLNNAFVRPASNNPNAPSDIHNTRSPSLRDLIKADKESLNGGMFHSGQAHFLQDIFGHYEFRRLDEADNPNLDPRLRRVSPSTGENIALLMNSTVQERQQINAFLSTLTGSDVYTNEKWSDPFIKN from the coding sequence ATGAAAAACTTAATTTTCGGTTTCTCAACTATTCTCTTTTTAACATCATGCTGTTCTGAAGAAAATAGTTATGAACCTGTTATTCCAACCGATTCTTTTGCCGAATTGAATTTACCTGACCAACCTTTCAATTATGAAAATCAAAGTATTCCTTCCTATATTTCTAAAGACAATACATTAGGCTCTAACCCAATTACTAATGCGGGTGCTACGTTAGGTAGAGTATTATTCTACGATACAAAATTATCCGTAGATAATTCTATTTCTTGTGCTTCTTGTCATATTCAAGAGCATGCGTTCTCTGATTTAGAGAATGTAAGCAAAGGAATTAATGATAATCTTACTCCAAAACATTCTATGCGATTAGTCAATATTCGATTTAGCAATGACGGACGAGTTAGATGGGATAAATCAGCGAACACTATTGAAGATCAAATGACACTTCCTATAAAGGATGAAAAAGAAATGGGCTTTAGTGGAGAAAATGGTATGCCTAGTTTTGATGATTTGATTATAAAAATGAAAGCAACCGAATATTATTCAAGTTTATTTATTAGTGCATTTGGAGATGATACTATTACCGAAGATAGAATTCAAAAAGCATTAGCTCAATTTGTAAGAAGTATCCAATCTTTCGATTCTAAATATGATATTGGTAGAGCTCAGGTAAACGATGATTTAACTGATTTTCCAAATTTTACGGATGATGAAAATGCTGGTAAGCGTTTGTTTATTCAAGACTTTGAATGGGTTGAAGATTCTCATACTGTAACTGATGTTCCTGGAGATCCAGGAGGAACTTTTAATGTTGCAAAACGAACAGTAGGAGGATTCAATTGTGCTACTTGCCATCAACCTCCAGAATTTAATATTGATCCGAATTCTTTGAATAACGCTTTTGTAAGACCCGCTTCGAATAATCCAAATGCACCGTCAGACATTCATAATACAAGGTCTCCATCACTAAGAGATTTGATAAAAGCAGATAAAGAAAGTTTGAATGGAGGAATGTTTCATTCTGGTCAAGCTCATTTTTTACAAGATATATTCGGACATTATGAATTTAGAAGGTTAGACGAAGCGGATAATCCAAATCTTGATCCTAGATTAAGACGAGTTAGTCCAAGTACGGGAGAAAATATTGCTCTCTTAATGAATTCCACGGTTCAAGAAAGACAACAAATTAATGCATTTCTATCTACATTAACAGGAAGTGATGTGTATACGAATGAAAAATGGTCAGATCCATTCATAAAAAATTAA